The segment GttgaagtttaaaattttataaaaaaaaaatatattaaaaatttgaaaataaaaattttaaaaatattttcaaaaagtattttcgaattacaaaaaaaaaaataaaaaaatagaaataagaaaaacaagaaaaatttataaaaaaagttcgaatttgaaaacatataatctaaaactataaaataattttttatatatatctaggATATTATGATCCTTTTAACTATTAACTGTaacattttagtcattttttttatgacctatttttgtgaccaaaatttgaaaatgatatatttaGGAGAATTGCCCTTTGCAATTTTGCTTCTGCATTTTGTAGATAATATGCAGAGGCTGGTAATCTAAGCTATTCTTTTGCTTCAGATTTGATATTTTCTAACGCGAGGAAGAAAAACAAAGCAATGGGTTTTGTCttaatttcttctttttccccgTCCTCGCTCGTGCTCGCTTCTCAGCTTCACCAGGTCCGTCTTCGCTCTTCTTCTTCCGAAGCTTATAATCCGATTTTTCTTTCCAATCTATAAACAACGCTCTCTTGTTGTTGGtcacaattgttttttttttcgtattGATTTAGTTCACTGCTCGAATCAAAAGCACTGAAATTTCGGTTCGTCCTCAATTTTCTCCGGTTTGTAGAAGTAGAACCCTTGCTGCAAAACCATGCTGTTTCAATCTCCCTCAAGAACCAATTCTCTCGGAGGCTCTCAAGGTACTCTTATCCCACTTAAAGCTAGTGACTTTCATTCGATTTGAGCTGCAGGTTAGTATACACCAACTACGTGATGGGTTATTCCAAATAGCAATAAGCAAATTGTATACCAAATCTTGATTGTGTGTGTGTTCTAGATGAATAATGGAGGCTTACTTTCATGGCCTAATCCTTGGCATGATATTGATGCATCTAGCAATGTGGTTTGTTTATTGATGTGTTTAGGAGCCAATTGCATTTGTGGGTGGGATGTTTGCTGGATTACTAAGACTTGATCTGAACGAAGAACCGCTTAAAGAATGGGTGACGCGAACAGTTGAAGCCTCAGGTATTACAGAAGAGGAAGTAGTTGATGCAGATGGAATGGCCTCCAATGAAGTAGAATCTCCTCAACAGATAGAGATTGAATGAGGTCTTGAACCTTTACTCTTTACCGTTATCTCACTTCATACAGAAGTTGTGATTGTGGTTACTGTTGTACCATCTCCAAGGAGAAATGTAGCAGTTTGCTTTTTGTATGTATGTAAccgtaaaaactaaaataaacacTTTTTGTTTACAGTTTACACGTTGTCAATCTATCACAGTATAGTTTCGTAGATGAAACTAGCCCTGCGGTTTTTGTCCGAACTGATCAAGGCCAACCGAACTAAACCGAAACTTTCGGCTTTCGGTTCGGTTATGGTCTTGAGTTCAGTTTAGTTCAgtagaattttgaaaatttgtttggttttaagtttggttggggttttaaaaatatatatcctctatatactaaagcacaagtcattTCACCAATTAAATTCTGACACATGGaatatgttttgaaaaaaataataatgtcaattcaaaattaatttgcGATTCCAATTTTTCTCAACATCCGATAACTAAATCCCTTAAAAAAATCAGATTATCAACACCAGT is part of the Brassica rapa cultivar Chiifu-401-42 chromosome A09, CAAS_Brap_v3.01, whole genome shotgun sequence genome and harbors:
- the LOC103838982 gene encoding UPF0426 protein At1g28150, chloroplastic encodes the protein MGFVLISSFSPSSLVLASQLHQFTARIKSTEISVRPQFSPVCRSRTLAAKPCCFNLPQEPILSEALKEPIAFVGGMFAGLLRLDLNEEPLKEWVTRTVEASGITEEEVVDADGMASNEVESPQQIEIE